AAACAAAACACAAACAATCCCTGGAATAATATATTCTGTCTTATCCTCTGGAAAATATAAAGGCATCATATGGAACACTCCTTATTGGGGAAGTTATCAAAACAATACTCTATTACACTTCAGAATTTTCTGTCATATCATTTTAAATTATAGTTGAACATATGCTTATTCTCAAGGACATTCCGACAGCACATGATTTCTTTGACTCTTCCCAGCTCTTTCCTTACTATAAACTTGAGGTGAAAAAATATGAGAGAAACATTTGAAATTGGCGAAATCGTTACTGGTATTTATAAAACCGGAAAATATATCGGTGAAATTACAAATAGTCGTCCTGGAAGCTACGTTGTAAAAGTATTAGCTGTTTTAAAACATCCGGTGCAAGGTGACTTACATAATGTAAAACAAGCTGATGTACCATTTTTCCATGAAAGACGTGCTTTAGCTTTTCGTGAACAAACAAATATTCCAGAGCAAATGGTAAAAAAATATGAAGGCAATATTCCTGATTATAAAGAGTCACTGAAATCCGCATTAGAAACACAAATGAATTCATTTTCAGAAGATGCTTCACCTTTTGCACAGCGTAGTTTAGAAACGCTAGAGCAATTAAAACAAGATTATAAGCTCTAAAAAACAAAACGACCAAATTACATGCTGTGCAATTTGGTCGTTACTGTGTACTCACTTTCTTTAACACCTTTGAGAAATCAACAAGTTCTCCAAGCGTCGGCGGAGCTGGCTTTACTAAATACTCTTTATCTTTTTCTACCAACTTAAAAATATTATATGTTGTCATTGCATCATCAAGCGCGCAATGATGCTTCCCTGTTCCTACTTTTCCATATGCCTCAATTGCTTTCCACAATCCTGTTTGATTTCTTTCTCCAAAGAATCGCTTATATTCAAGCGATAAATCACGACATTGTCCCGAAAACGGAAATTCCACACCTGCTACGTTGCAATTATGCTTTAATACTTTCATATCCATATTTCCCCACGTTACAATTGTCGGTTTGCACTTTTTTTCATATTGAACAAGTTTCTCGACAAGTTCAAGAAAAGAAATCCCTCCGTCTACCACTTCTTGTTTAATTCCTAAAAACTTTTTGCATCTGTCTGTTAAAGACGGAAAAGTTTCTGGTCTTACATGGGATGAATACGTATCTTCCACTACACAACCAATAACTGACACGAGTCCAACTTCAATAATCTCTGGAAAGAAACCTTTTGGTTTTTTACGATGCTGCGGCATCGTAAACTCAAAGTCTAAAAACAAAAATCGTTGTTCATCCATACGATCCCTTCCTTATCATTTTGTCTATTTTCATTCCTTTCTATTTGGCAGTCCTACACGAACAAACTCGAATGCTGATTCCGTTTTAAACATTCAGATTGGATGTATCTTATGTATATGTCAAATACCCGCAAATATTTTTAAAAATGAGAAAAAATGAAGCGTACAGAAAATATGACAAAATAATCCCTTTCATTTACATACGCCATTTTTCTACTTTATAATGACGTTATGTGTGTTTCTTCTAGATTTTTTTGACACACTAGAAAAGTAACCGAAAGGAGATGGGATTTTTGCACGAAACAACGCAAGAAATCGCAAACTGGCAGTATTATTTCGCTATCGCAGCCTTTTTAATTACATATGCCATTATCATTTCAGAAAAAATAAACCGCGCTGTCATTGCACTTCTCGGTGCAGCACTCATGGTAATTGTCGGTGTCGTTGACTTACACAACGCTTTTACGAAACATATTGAATGGGGAACGATTACACTCCTCATCGGTATGATGATTTTAGTAAATATTACGAGTAAGTCAGGTGTATTCCAATACGTTGCCATTAAAGCAGCTAAACAAGCACAAGGAAATCCAATTAAAATTTTAATTTCACTTTCTTTGCTTACCGCGCTTGGCTCCGCATTTTTAGATAACGTTACAACAGTGCTTCTTGTTGTTCCAGTTACTTTATCTATTACGCGCATCTTACAAGTAAATCCTGTTCCATATTTACTTTCCGAAATTATTTTTTCAAATATCGGCGGAACTGCGACATTAATCGGTGATCCACCAAATATTATGATTGGTTCTGCAAACAAGCATTTAGACTTCAATGCTTTCTTATTCAACTTAGCACCTATCGTAATTATTATTATTGCTGTTACAGCGACAATGCTTTACTTCATGTACCGTAAGCAATTAATTGCTGATCCTGTACAAGTAAAAAAACTAATGAGTTTAGATGAAAAACAATACATTAAAGATCCTGTATTAATGAAAAAATCTTTAACAGTACTTGGACTTACTATTTTAGGTTTCATGACTCATTCTATTTTCCATATTGATGCAGCTGTAATCGCCTTAACAGGTGCTACTGTACTTATGTTAATCGGTGTGAAAGAACATGAAATTGAAGACGTATTCGCTAGTGTAGAGTGGGTGACAATCTTCTTCTTCGCGGGACTATTCGTACTCGTGGGTGGCCTTATTGATATCGGACTTATTAAAATGTTAGCTCAAAAAGTAGTTGGTTTAACAGGCGGAGATATTTCTTACGCATCTGTCCTTATTTTATGGGTATCTGGTATTGCATCAGCAACAATCGATAACATCCCGTTCGTTGCAACAATGATCCCACTTATTAACGATATGGCAGTTGGCCTTGGTCTATCACCTTCTGACGCACAAATCGACGTACTATGGTGGGCATTAGCACTAGGAGCTTGTCTAGGTGGAAACGGAACATTAATTGGAGCTTCAGCTAACGTAATCGTAGCCGGAATTGCAAACCGTGAAGGACATAAATTTAGTTACATGGAATTCCTAAAAGTCGGTTTCCCAATTATGATCGTTTCATTAATCATTTCCCATATTTATATTTACTTACGTTACCTTATGTAGTAAAAAAGCGCCCTGCTAAAACAAGGCGCTTTTTTATATAGTGATTCGCTACTCCCTCAGTATACCCCGCAAGATACCCTCCGAATATATCGACCATCAGACAAAATCCGACATAGCTACTCGTTATATTTCACTGGCTCATTCCGAATAATGAACAAATGGATCGGTAAGAAAACAGAACATGTAATTACATGAATAATCGTAAATAACACTGCATTTGTTCCGTATCTTTCTAAAATAGCGTATATGAGATAAATAGACAAAACAATTGATACACCCGTCGCTAACAAACTTATAATTGGAACGAAATTAAAAATGAAGCATGCCACATATATCCCGAATACTTTCCACCCTGCTTCTTCTTGTAAGAAGCTCGGCAGCTTATCTTTTGCTAAATCTCCCCACGTCTTACTATTTAAAAACGGAATAAAAGCGAGAACACCGTCAGTCGCACCATTATTTTTTGCCATTGTATACAGTGCAAAAGCCGTTAATAAATACGAAATGATTGCCCAAATTAAAATAACAAGAACAAACGCAAAACTAAGAGCAAAAAAACCAGCTAATACGCCTTGATCTTCCATCTTATCCTCTCCTCCCTATTCTCAACATATTTCATTTACCCACAAGTTATGTTTTTAAATTCATAGAAATTCTCTGTATAATATGAGAAGATCCAAGAAAGGAGAACGTATTTATGCACCCATTTGTAAAAGCACTTCAAGAACATTTTATAGCGCATAAAAATCCTGAAAAAGCAGAACCAATGGCTCGTTATATGAAGAATCATTTTTCATTTCTCGGCATTCAAAGTCCAGAAAGACGTCAGCTATTACGAGAAGTCATCCAATTACATCCTCTTCCATCTAAAGAAGATTTTCCGATTATCATACGTGAACTTTGGGATTTACCAGAACGCGAATTTCAAGCTGTGGCGCTCGATATATTGCAAAAATATAAAAAGCATTTAGATGCAACTCACATCCCATTTTTAGAAGAACTCATTGTAACAAAATCTTGGTGGGATTCTGTTGATGGCATCGTCCCTACATTTTTAGGAGGTATCTTCTTAAAACATCCCGAATTGATT
The DNA window shown above is from Bacillus clarus and carries:
- a CDS encoding kinase-associated lipoprotein B — translated: MRETFEIGEIVTGIYKTGKYIGEITNSRPGSYVVKVLAVLKHPVQGDLHNVKQADVPFFHERRALAFREQTNIPEQMVKKYEGNIPDYKESLKSALETQMNSFSEDASPFAQRSLETLEQLKQDYKL
- the kapD gene encoding 3'-5' exonuclease KapD — protein: MDEQRFLFLDFEFTMPQHRKKPKGFFPEIIEVGLVSVIGCVVEDTYSSHVRPETFPSLTDRCKKFLGIKQEVVDGGISFLELVEKLVQYEKKCKPTIVTWGNMDMKVLKHNCNVAGVEFPFSGQCRDLSLEYKRFFGERNQTGLWKAIEAYGKVGTGKHHCALDDAMTTYNIFKLVEKDKEYLVKPAPPTLGELVDFSKVLKKVSTQ
- a CDS encoding DNA alkylation repair protein, with product MHPFVKALQEHFIAHKNPEKAEPMARYMKNHFSFLGIQSPERRQLLREVIQLHPLPSKEDFPIIIRELWDLPEREFQAVALDILQKYKKHLDATHIPFLEELIVTKSWWDSVDGIVPTFLGGIFLKHPELISAYIPKWIASENIWLQRSTILFQLKYKQQMDEDLLFWIIGQLKSSKEFFIQKAIGWVLREYAKTKPDIVWEYIQNNELAPLSRREAIKHIKQFYGIKFEKMGETLS
- a CDS encoding ArsB/NhaD family transporter encodes the protein MHETTQEIANWQYYFAIAAFLITYAIIISEKINRAVIALLGAALMVIVGVVDLHNAFTKHIEWGTITLLIGMMILVNITSKSGVFQYVAIKAAKQAQGNPIKILISLSLLTALGSAFLDNVTTVLLVVPVTLSITRILQVNPVPYLLSEIIFSNIGGTATLIGDPPNIMIGSANKHLDFNAFLFNLAPIVIIIIAVTATMLYFMYRKQLIADPVQVKKLMSLDEKQYIKDPVLMKKSLTVLGLTILGFMTHSIFHIDAAVIALTGATVLMLIGVKEHEIEDVFASVEWVTIFFFAGLFVLVGGLIDIGLIKMLAQKVVGLTGGDISYASVLILWVSGIASATIDNIPFVATMIPLINDMAVGLGLSPSDAQIDVLWWALALGACLGGNGTLIGASANVIVAGIANREGHKFSYMEFLKVGFPIMIVSLIISHIYIYLRYLM